In Halorientalis sp. LT38, a genomic segment contains:
- the cyaB gene encoding class IV adenylate cyclase, protein MYEVEVKVRADHAAVCERLDALSADPLGTVTQVDTYFDAPHRDFAETDEALRLREERSEGGSVTELTYKGPLVEAASKTREEIESAVADGENVRAIFAALGFEPAATVEKVRERFAVGDFTVTLDAVDGVGEFVEVETECEREADVEREREAAEDLLRDLDLDPDDGILTSYLGMVLAADDDVSE, encoded by the coding sequence ATGTACGAGGTCGAGGTCAAGGTCCGGGCCGACCACGCGGCCGTCTGCGAGCGACTGGACGCCCTTTCCGCCGACCCGCTGGGGACCGTGACACAGGTCGACACCTACTTCGACGCGCCCCACCGGGACTTCGCCGAGACGGACGAGGCGCTGCGCCTCCGCGAGGAACGCAGCGAGGGCGGGTCCGTGACGGAACTGACCTACAAGGGGCCGCTCGTCGAGGCCGCGTCCAAGACCCGCGAGGAGATCGAGTCCGCCGTCGCCGACGGCGAGAACGTCCGGGCGATCTTCGCGGCGCTGGGGTTCGAACCGGCCGCCACCGTCGAAAAGGTGCGCGAGCGCTTCGCCGTCGGGGATTTCACCGTCACGCTCGACGCCGTCGACGGGGTCGGCGAGTTCGTCGAGGTCGAGACCGAGTGCGAGCGCGAGGCCGACGTCGAACGCGAACGCGAAGCGGCCGAGGACCTGCTGCGCGACCTCGACCTCGACCCCGACGACGGCATCCTGACCTCATACCTCGGGATGGTGCTCGCCGCCGACGATGATGTTTCTGAGTAA
- a CDS encoding methionine adenosyltransferase gives MTDRNIRVEPTNRLAVEDQEVEIVERKGIGHPDSICDGVAERVSQALAQAYIERVGKPLHYNTDETQLVAGSAAPAFGGGEIQEPIYLLIVGRATKEYEGTKIPAETIALEAAREYLNEEIPQLDVGRDVIVDVKLGEGSGDLRDVFGEDGAVPMANDTSFGVGHAPLTETERIVYETEHRLNGEYADENPEVGPDVKVMGKREGDHVDVTVAVAMIDQHVPDMDAYKEAVEGVREYVGDLARSITDRSVTVHVNTADDYEDGAIYLTCTGTSAEMGDDGSVGRGNRANGLITPNRPMSMEATSGKNAVNHIGKIYNLLSTDVAEAVVDEVDGIRELQIRLLSQIGRPIDQPHVADAHVVTEDGVSVADIEDEVTAIVDERLADVTSITQRAIDGDLSTF, from the coding sequence ATGACCGACAGGAACATCCGCGTCGAGCCGACCAATCGGCTCGCGGTAGAGGATCAGGAGGTCGAGATCGTCGAGCGCAAGGGGATCGGCCACCCGGACTCCATCTGCGACGGCGTTGCCGAGCGCGTCTCGCAGGCGCTCGCACAGGCCTACATCGAGCGGGTGGGGAAGCCGCTTCACTACAACACCGACGAGACGCAACTGGTCGCCGGCAGCGCCGCGCCGGCGTTCGGCGGCGGCGAGATCCAGGAACCGATCTACCTGCTGATCGTCGGCCGCGCCACCAAGGAGTACGAGGGTACGAAGATACCGGCCGAGACCATCGCGCTGGAGGCAGCCCGCGAGTACCTCAACGAGGAGATCCCACAGCTGGACGTGGGTCGCGACGTGATCGTCGACGTGAAACTCGGCGAGGGCAGCGGCGACCTCAGGGACGTCTTCGGCGAGGACGGCGCGGTTCCGATGGCCAACGACACGAGTTTCGGCGTCGGCCACGCGCCCCTCACCGAGACCGAGCGGATCGTCTACGAGACCGAGCACCGTCTCAACGGGGAGTACGCCGACGAGAACCCCGAGGTCGGCCCGGACGTGAAGGTGATGGGCAAACGCGAGGGCGACCACGTCGACGTGACCGTCGCCGTCGCGATGATCGACCAGCACGTCCCGGACATGGACGCCTACAAAGAGGCCGTCGAGGGGGTCCGCGAGTACGTCGGCGACCTGGCGCGCTCGATCACGGACCGCTCGGTCACCGTCCACGTCAACACCGCCGACGACTACGAGGACGGGGCGATCTACCTGACCTGCACCGGGACCTCCGCGGAGATGGGGGACGACGGCTCCGTCGGGCGAGGGAACCGCGCGAACGGCCTCATCACGCCCAACCGGCCGATGAGCATGGAGGCCACCAGCGGGAAGAACGCCGTCAACCACATCGGCAAGATCTACAACCTCCTCTCGACGGACGTCGCCGAAGCCGTCGTCGACGAGGTCGACGGGATCCGCGAACTCCAGATCCGCCTGCTCAGCCAGATCGGGCGCCCGATCGACCAGCCACACGTCGCCGACGCCCACGTCGTCACGGAGGACGGCGTCTCCGTGGCCGACATCGAGGACGAGGTGACCGCAATCGTCGACGAGCGTCTGGCCGACGTGACCTCGATCACCCAGCGCGCGATCGACGGCGACCTCTCGACCTTCTGA
- a CDS encoding FKBP-type peptidyl-prolyl cis-trans isomerase: protein MSDEAEADEAEQADDVAESEETDESEQTGFQPGDFIELDYTARTVEEGMIVDTTDPEVAEEEGLDEEDREFEPRTLVLGEGFIFEAVEDDIIGGEVGKSGSVEIPAEEAFGEFDEDDVRTVSVNKIPEDDQYPGAQVQIDGQQGRVETLVGGRARVDFNHPLAGEAIEYDYEVVGVVEDQLEQARSLIDMYLGMELEMWLQTDEVEEEQLVQSDEDDEEEAPEPETEVVEVEKETLYIEATPQLSMNQQWMMQKQQICQQVTDLLGLDRVIIQEIIDGSGMGMGMGGMMGGMGGGPGGEDIEEALEDADVDADEIMEEIEGAAEEANE from the coding sequence ATGAGTGACGAAGCCGAGGCCGACGAGGCCGAACAGGCCGATGACGTCGCGGAGAGCGAGGAGACCGACGAGTCCGAACAGACGGGATTCCAGCCGGGCGACTTCATCGAACTGGACTACACCGCCCGCACCGTCGAAGAGGGCATGATCGTCGACACGACCGACCCCGAGGTCGCCGAGGAAGAGGGTCTGGACGAGGAAGACCGCGAGTTCGAGCCCCGTACCCTGGTGCTCGGCGAGGGCTTCATCTTCGAGGCCGTCGAGGACGACATCATCGGCGGCGAGGTCGGCAAATCGGGCAGCGTCGAGATCCCCGCCGAGGAAGCCTTCGGCGAGTTCGACGAGGACGACGTCCGCACCGTGAGCGTCAACAAGATCCCCGAGGACGACCAGTACCCCGGCGCGCAGGTCCAGATCGACGGTCAGCAGGGCCGCGTCGAGACCCTCGTCGGCGGCCGCGCCCGCGTTGACTTCAACCACCCGCTGGCCGGCGAGGCCATCGAGTACGACTACGAGGTCGTCGGCGTCGTCGAGGACCAGCTCGAACAGGCCCGCAGCCTGATCGACATGTACCTCGGCATGGAGCTGGAGATGTGGCTCCAGACCGACGAGGTCGAGGAGGAACAGCTCGTCCAGTCCGACGAGGACGATGAGGAGGAAGCGCCCGAACCCGAGACGGAGGTCGTCGAGGTCGAGAAGGAGACTCTCTACATCGAGGCGACCCCGCAGCTGAGCATGAACCAGCAGTGGATGATGCAGAAACAGCAGATCTGCCAGCAGGTCACCGACCTCCTGGGCCTGGATCGCGTGATCATCCAGGAGATCATCGACGGCTCCGGCATGGGGATGGGCATGGGCGGCATGATGGGCGGCATGGGCGGCGGCCCCGGCGGCGAGGACATCGAGGAGGCCCTCGAGGACGCCGACGTCGACGCCGACGAGATCATGGAAGAGATCGAAGGCGCGGCCGAGGAAGCAAACGAGTAA
- a CDS encoding DUF5804 family protein gives MTQVCLVGNREVNLRYELLSRETARDALATYDLREPFENTVVVETVSLGAAVALLNDLNWYLVRFTRDTFVREASVSEEEWLSRKLAAAVRDDELTPEETERFLKIYGVATDEGSENDFESDDEAAGPENDEGAEDDAPPEPATESPPELVEPMYVTRTGPELPEYDLRDVDETLVVRVTEDEFGGEKQR, from the coding sequence ATGACCCAGGTCTGTCTCGTCGGCAACCGGGAGGTGAACCTCCGGTACGAGTTGCTGTCACGCGAGACGGCCCGCGACGCGCTGGCGACCTACGACCTGCGCGAGCCCTTCGAGAACACCGTGGTCGTCGAGACGGTGAGCCTCGGCGCCGCGGTCGCGCTGCTCAACGACCTGAACTGGTATCTCGTCCGGTTCACCCGCGACACGTTCGTCCGCGAGGCGAGCGTCAGCGAAGAGGAGTGGCTCTCCCGAAAGCTGGCCGCGGCCGTCCGCGACGACGAACTGACCCCCGAGGAGACAGAGCGCTTCCTGAAGATCTACGGGGTCGCGACGGACGAGGGCTCCGAGAACGACTTCGAGAGCGACGACGAGGCCGCCGGCCCCGAGAACGATGAGGGGGCGGAAGACGACGCGCCCCCCGAACCCGCCACGGAGTCGCCCCCGGAGCTCGTCGAACCGATGTACGTCACCCGGACGGGCCCGGAACTGCCCGAGTACGACCTCCGGGACGTGGACGAGACGCTCGTCGTCAGGGTGACCGAGGACGAGTTCGGCGGCGAGAAACAGCGGTAG
- a CDS encoding phosphatase PAP2 family protein, producing MADWLHGYAEGPILVAVALLTQLGDVWLLFLLGGVAYVAADEVPRLGLDRRRGLFLFAIVLTYVALIGVLKGLFDLPRPPGAGEAPAFSWLPPLLEGALAGAATADGHGFPSGHALGTTMGWGGLALLLDDESVRTRVGLAAGVIALVSLSRLALGVHYLVDVVAGAAVGLVVLTGLYLLADRGTAPARVLAVAVAVGVLGLLVGVTFDSVAALGTAVGAWLAWRGVAARTPAQPTGRREVVAGLAVLALAGGLFGAVYALEPAHPVTFLGAGLTGAGVVGAPLVGSRLA from the coding sequence GTGGCTGACTGGCTCCACGGGTACGCGGAGGGGCCGATCCTCGTCGCGGTCGCCCTGCTCACGCAACTGGGAGACGTCTGGTTGCTCTTCCTGTTGGGCGGCGTCGCGTACGTCGCGGCCGACGAAGTCCCGCGGCTGGGGCTCGACCGGCGACGTGGCCTCTTCCTGTTCGCAATCGTGCTGACCTACGTCGCGCTGATCGGCGTCCTCAAGGGTCTCTTCGACCTCCCTCGACCGCCCGGCGCCGGCGAGGCGCCCGCGTTCTCGTGGCTCCCACCACTGCTCGAGGGGGCTCTCGCGGGCGCTGCGACGGCCGACGGACACGGCTTTCCGAGCGGCCACGCGCTCGGGACGACGATGGGCTGGGGCGGGCTGGCGCTCCTGCTCGACGACGAGTCCGTCCGGACGCGGGTCGGCCTCGCGGCCGGCGTGATCGCGCTCGTTTCCCTCTCCCGGCTCGCCCTCGGCGTCCACTACCTCGTGGACGTCGTGGCAGGCGCCGCCGTCGGACTCGTTGTCCTGACCGGTCTCTACCTCCTCGCGGACCGGGGAACGGCCCCCGCCCGGGTCCTCGCCGTCGCCGTCGCGGTCGGGGTGCTGGGCCTCCTCGTCGGCGTCACGTTCGACAGCGTGGCCGCGCTGGGCACCGCCGTCGGCGCGTGGCTCGCGTGGCGCGGCGTGGCCGCGAGGACGCCCGCACAGCCGACAGGTCGTCGCGAGGTCGTCGCCGGCCTCGCCGTGCTCGCACTCGCCGGCGGGCTCTTCGGCGCCGTCTACGCGCTCGAACCGGCGCATCCCGTCACCTTCCTCGGGGCCGGGCTGACGGGGGCCGGGGTGGTCGGCGCGCCGCTGGTCGGGAGTCGGCTCGCCTGA